The Sinorhizobium terangae genome has a window encoding:
- a CDS encoding GntR family transcriptional regulator — protein MVSETGPKRQMQRSKLSSQLYSMVKNDILQGQLLPGSPISEEALAETYGVSRSPAREALAELERAGLTQRSGMRDRKITVPSLEMIREKFELWWIVDVGRTYLASLSASEDDVDELERYAEQMATAVEQNDVRTYKSVSHKFHLKIRHSCRNEAVNEVGRDCDVYLDWFENLYDRYPECSMVIVQEHRSILDAFKRRDLAGLSETIRNHIERQRDRILEHFQAAQEKPKTRSKLSARQPAS, from the coding sequence ATGGTTTCAGAGACCGGTCCGAAGCGCCAAATGCAGAGATCCAAGCTCTCTTCCCAGCTATACTCGATGGTCAAGAACGACATTCTGCAAGGACAGTTGCTTCCAGGTAGTCCCATCTCGGAAGAAGCACTGGCCGAAACCTACGGTGTCAGTCGCTCTCCGGCCCGCGAGGCGCTGGCGGAACTGGAGCGTGCCGGGCTTACCCAACGCTCGGGAATGCGGGATCGGAAGATAACGGTCCCAAGCCTTGAGATGATTCGAGAGAAGTTCGAACTGTGGTGGATCGTCGATGTGGGACGGACCTACCTCGCCTCGCTATCGGCGAGTGAAGACGACGTCGACGAGCTTGAGCGATATGCCGAACAGATGGCCACCGCCGTCGAACAGAACGATGTCAGGACCTATAAGAGCGTCTCCCATAAGTTCCACCTCAAGATCCGGCATTCTTGCCGTAATGAAGCGGTGAACGAAGTCGGGCGCGACTGCGATGTTTACCTGGACTGGTTCGAGAACCTGTACGACCGCTACCCGGAGTGTTCGATGGTCATCGTGCAGGAGCACCGGTCCATTCTGGATGCTTTCAAACGCCGTGACCTGGCAGGCTTGTCCGAAACGATAAGAAACCACATCGAGCGGCAGCGTGACCGGATTCTAGAGCACTTCCAGGCCGCACAAGAAAAACCGAAGACACGGTCAAAGCTGTCGGCTCGACAGCCTGCCTCCTAA
- a CDS encoding ABC transporter permease, with amino-acid sequence MLPLLILLLALVAVMIEPRFLSTNNLLNLLRQLTPLLIFAAAQGIVIMSGGLDLSQSSVLSVAGVAGVLVMPQLGIGAGVCVMVAVGAFCGLFSGFVVAATGASPLIVTLSALSITQAFALILANGVPIYDVPGEYTDLIGFTSLAGIPVMVLIGLAVLACCWVLLRFTVFGRYVYAMGSNFSAASHSGVDVRFYTVLVYVLSGVCAGIGAVVVTAWTSAAQPIAAPNLALQALASVVLGGVALKGGSGGMIHVVFGVVTLGMLSNVLNMIGVSAYFQTLAVGLVILLAVCLDRLRQRSARR; translated from the coding sequence ATGTTGCCGTTGCTTATACTATTGCTGGCGCTCGTCGCAGTGATGATCGAGCCGCGGTTTCTTTCAACGAACAACCTGCTCAATCTTCTTCGGCAATTGACGCCATTGCTGATTTTCGCAGCCGCGCAAGGCATCGTGATCATGTCCGGCGGGCTAGATCTTTCCCAATCGTCCGTGTTGTCTGTGGCCGGGGTCGCAGGCGTCCTCGTGATGCCGCAGCTGGGTATTGGTGCCGGCGTCTGCGTGATGGTTGCTGTTGGGGCGTTTTGTGGGCTGTTCTCAGGCTTCGTCGTCGCCGCGACAGGGGCAAGTCCGCTCATCGTCACCCTATCCGCCCTTTCCATCACACAGGCTTTCGCGCTGATTTTGGCGAACGGCGTGCCGATTTATGACGTTCCCGGCGAATATACCGATCTGATCGGCTTTACCTCACTTGCCGGAATCCCGGTGATGGTTTTGATCGGCCTGGCGGTCTTGGCTTGCTGTTGGGTCCTGCTGCGCTTTACCGTTTTTGGACGGTACGTGTACGCGATGGGCTCGAACTTTTCGGCAGCTTCGCATTCAGGCGTCGACGTCCGGTTTTATACGGTGCTCGTCTATGTCTTGAGCGGCGTCTGCGCCGGGATTGGCGCGGTTGTCGTGACCGCCTGGACAAGCGCTGCCCAACCGATTGCGGCACCTAACCTCGCCTTGCAAGCCCTAGCCTCCGTTGTCCTCGGTGGGGTGGCCCTCAAGGGCGGCAGCGGTGGAATGATCCATGTGGTCTTCGGCGTCGTCACGCTCGGGATGCTCTCGAATGTCCTGAACATGATTGGCGTGTCCGCCTATTTCCAGACCTTGGCGGTCGGCCTCGTTATTCTGTTGGCAGTCTGCCTCGACCGGCTCCGGCAGCGCTCGGCTCGCCGTTAA
- a CDS encoding alpha/beta fold hydrolase, producing MPHFEDREFSIDGHRVAYIEGGKGYPLLMIHGSGPGASTLGNWSRVLGPLSERYHVHAMDLIGFGKSDRKKSEPFFDLDLWVRQCKAMLARIPGETVGIIAHSISASLALQVAASEARVGQVLTTGAMGAKFNVNEGTVACWTFPETRADLQKAIGFLINDKSLIDDAYLDARVKVLHEDPSYKDYFSRMFAGDRQRYADLAIIDPSVLARIKCPVTMLHGRVDEPFPPATTLKLADHIPQADVVLLANCSHSVALERTDALLSAAHTLFPQPQ from the coding sequence ATGCCCCATTTCGAAGACCGAGAGTTCTCGATTGACGGCCACCGGGTCGCTTATATCGAGGGCGGCAAGGGTTATCCCTTGCTGATGATCCATGGGTCCGGTCCCGGCGCATCCACGTTGGGAAACTGGAGCCGCGTCCTCGGGCCCTTGTCTGAGCGATATCATGTCCATGCAATGGATCTGATTGGCTTTGGAAAGTCGGACCGGAAGAAATCAGAACCCTTCTTTGACCTCGATCTTTGGGTCCGGCAATGCAAGGCCATGCTGGCAAGGATCCCGGGCGAAACAGTTGGGATCATCGCTCACTCCATTTCGGCCTCGCTCGCCCTGCAGGTCGCTGCTTCCGAAGCCCGCGTAGGCCAGGTGCTGACCACCGGGGCGATGGGAGCGAAATTTAATGTCAACGAAGGTACGGTCGCCTGCTGGACCTTTCCGGAAACCCGGGCGGATCTGCAGAAAGCGATTGGGTTCCTGATCAATGACAAATCGCTGATTGACGACGCCTATCTGGACGCGCGGGTAAAAGTCCTCCACGAGGATCCCAGCTACAAGGACTACTTTTCGCGGATGTTTGCCGGCGACCGGCAGCGTTACGCGGACCTCGCCATCATCGACCCGTCGGTGCTGGCCCGTATCAAGTGTCCAGTGACGATGCTGCACGGAAGAGTGGACGAACCGTTCCCGCCAGCGACCACTCTCAAACTTGCCGACCACATACCGCAAGCGGACGTCGTCCTGCTCGCAAATTGCTCTCACTCAGTGGCGCTTGAGCGAACGGACGCGCTGTTGTCCGCCGCTCATACGCTGTTCCCGCAACCACAATAA
- a CDS encoding fumarylacetoacetate hydrolase family protein, producing MKFVTFQHRGNTAVGVLVDDGSRLVDLTAAGLAADMQDLIENYDQHTAQIARLVQEKANVLQLSEVELRAPIPTPRRNIFCVGKNYHEHAAEFGRSGFDAGSIGGSEVPEYPIIFSKPPSSVIGPGATIEWANDPYQSVDYEAELAVIIGRAGRVTENDDPMDFVFGYTIINDVTSRELQKRHKQWLLGKGIDTFAPMGPAIVTREAMGDISSRGIRCHVNDEQRQNARIGDLIFDIPTLIRSIGRSISLVAGDIIATGTPVGVGIGFTPPKYLNRGDRVRVEIDGIGTLENPVG from the coding sequence ATGAAGTTTGTTACGTTCCAGCATCGGGGCAACACTGCCGTCGGCGTTTTGGTCGATGACGGTTCGCGCCTGGTCGATCTTACTGCGGCAGGCCTCGCAGCAGATATGCAGGATCTGATCGAAAACTACGATCAGCACACCGCCCAGATCGCGAGGCTTGTCCAAGAGAAAGCCAACGTATTGCAGCTCTCCGAGGTGGAGCTTCGCGCGCCTATCCCGACCCCACGCCGGAACATCTTCTGCGTTGGCAAGAACTATCATGAACATGCTGCAGAGTTCGGGCGCAGTGGCTTCGACGCGGGATCGATCGGCGGCTCAGAAGTTCCGGAATATCCGATCATCTTCAGCAAACCGCCGTCATCGGTGATCGGCCCGGGCGCGACGATCGAGTGGGCGAATGATCCCTATCAGTCGGTGGACTACGAAGCCGAGCTTGCTGTCATTATCGGTCGTGCCGGCCGCGTCACCGAGAACGATGATCCAATGGATTTTGTCTTCGGCTACACCATCATCAACGACGTGACCTCGCGTGAACTGCAGAAGCGCCATAAGCAGTGGCTGCTCGGAAAAGGTATCGACACCTTCGCGCCCATGGGCCCTGCGATCGTCACCCGGGAAGCAATGGGCGACATTTCTTCGAGGGGCATTCGCTGCCACGTGAATGATGAGCAGCGTCAAAACGCTCGCATCGGCGACCTGATCTTCGACATTCCGACCCTCATACGCTCGATCGGCCGCTCGATCTCGCTGGTAGCCGGCGACATTATCGCAACCGGCACCCCGGTCGGTGTCGGCATCGGCTTCACGCCGCCGAAATACCTCAACCGTGGCGATCGCGTTCGCGTCGAAATCGACGGAATCGGGACGCTCGAAAATCCGGTCGGATAA
- a CDS encoding TetR/AcrR family transcriptional regulator, with protein MSETAEAIMDAAEERIRQAGYSGFSFREVAADIGVKSSSVHYHFPTKKKLAAAVARRYTDRFLDAVDQKQATGNDIVTAWRQVFRDALHRNGRICLCGAMGAVSHDLAGEVREEVKRFFVLGIETLTRGGWAATPPCGYLLPSRARCSPPTSSTIVRCSRAEQPLSYRPVFLGRHWQLFDINWHIVKIQPAAIPYNSRNGR; from the coding sequence ATGAGCGAAACAGCCGAAGCAATCATGGACGCCGCTGAGGAGCGTATCCGTCAAGCAGGCTATAGTGGCTTCAGTTTTCGGGAAGTCGCTGCGGATATCGGTGTTAAGAGTTCGAGCGTCCACTATCACTTCCCGACCAAGAAGAAGCTCGCAGCGGCAGTCGCCCGCCGTTACACCGACCGCTTTCTGGATGCGGTGGATCAGAAACAGGCTACGGGCAACGACATCGTCACAGCCTGGCGGCAGGTCTTCCGCGATGCCTTGCACCGCAACGGCAGGATCTGCCTCTGCGGCGCCATGGGAGCAGTGTCCCACGACCTGGCCGGGGAAGTGAGGGAAGAAGTAAAACGGTTCTTCGTGCTCGGAATCGAAACGCTCACGCGAGGGGGCTGGGCCGCGACACCGCCGTGCGGGTACTTGCTACCCTCGAGGGCGCGATGTTCACCGCCAACGTCCTCGACGATCGTTCGATGTTCGAGAGCGGAACAGCCGCTCTCGTACAGGCCAGTCTTCCTCGGGCGTCATTGGCAGTTGTTCGACATAAATTGGCATATTGTCAAAATACAGCCAGCGGCAATCCCGTATAATAGCCGAAATGGGCGCTGA
- a CDS encoding substrate-binding domain-containing protein produces MVTGISKSKLSFARIACAVVVGSLFASHSSLAEEPDRLAGIVEPVVATKPLKLGVTLVHLNDDFWKGIAYGIADEAKRNNVTVAQISIAGAYGNVTQQFSQIETLQSLGVDYVVLGAAAYKGYDPQLKRLKDAGIGVIAAGIPVDSKNVDFGVTQDDEAIGLGLAKEICAAAGPDKAGAIALPGPAGAEWARLRLDGFEQGLKACPNVALVKGAVTGGLELEQGLTQVSDMLQKNPDTKFIFTPVIPLGLGAAQAARQSGIQAQVVSATIVREALPLIKNDRLLALTSEPGILMGRLIVQFAIRDHEKLSKGDEFKTQGMAYPTIFTNNAVITKKNVDSYGYDVYDLPPKDWSLNIKQ; encoded by the coding sequence ATGGTTACCGGAATTTCGAAATCCAAACTCAGCTTTGCCCGCATCGCCTGTGCTGTCGTCGTTGGATCACTTTTTGCGTCGCATTCCAGCTTGGCCGAGGAGCCCGACCGGCTGGCCGGAATCGTTGAGCCGGTCGTCGCGACCAAGCCGCTCAAACTCGGCGTAACGCTGGTTCACCTCAATGACGATTTCTGGAAAGGCATCGCCTACGGGATTGCCGACGAGGCAAAGCGAAACAATGTCACGGTCGCCCAGATTTCGATCGCCGGCGCCTATGGGAACGTGACGCAACAGTTCTCGCAGATCGAAACCTTGCAAAGCCTTGGTGTCGACTATGTCGTGCTCGGCGCTGCTGCTTACAAAGGCTATGATCCCCAGCTCAAGCGGCTTAAGGATGCGGGCATCGGCGTCATTGCTGCGGGCATCCCGGTCGACAGCAAGAACGTCGATTTCGGTGTCACGCAGGATGACGAAGCAATCGGTCTCGGTCTGGCCAAGGAGATCTGCGCGGCTGCCGGACCAGACAAGGCCGGCGCCATTGCCCTACCGGGTCCCGCCGGCGCTGAATGGGCGCGCTTGCGGCTTGATGGCTTCGAGCAAGGCCTGAAAGCGTGTCCGAACGTAGCCTTGGTCAAGGGTGCTGTTACCGGCGGGCTTGAGCTGGAGCAGGGCCTCACCCAGGTATCGGATATGCTTCAGAAGAATCCGGACACGAAGTTTATCTTCACGCCGGTGATACCGCTGGGACTGGGTGCGGCTCAGGCTGCTCGGCAGAGCGGCATCCAAGCCCAGGTGGTTTCTGCCACGATCGTCCGCGAGGCACTGCCGTTGATCAAGAACGACCGCTTGTTGGCGCTCACGTCGGAGCCGGGCATCCTGATGGGCCGTCTGATCGTGCAGTTCGCCATTCGAGATCATGAGAAACTCTCGAAAGGTGACGAGTTCAAGACGCAGGGCATGGCCTATCCAACGATCTTCACCAACAATGCCGTGATCACAAAGAAGAACGTCGATTCCTACGGCTACGATGTCTACGACCTTCCCCCGAAGGATTGGTCCTTGAACATCAAGCAGTGA
- a CDS encoding extradiol dioxygenase (similar to the 3-(2,3-dihydroxyphenyl)propionate dioxygenase from E. coli), translating into MAEVVCALSMSHAPGVLGWADAPSEAVKKSIHEAHQECARRLDAARPDLIIAFLDDHFENHFRKMMPAFAVGISASHSGPADYMMEALKFDEKVVIESNVEHAETLLRGLIKRNFDAARMGEIEYGNNLLVPWKLIRPQYDIPVIPIYTNVFSPPLPSMARAYDMGAAVRDIIERELPAGLRVAFLATGGLSHWPPVWTEGAPEDDQFLQRMKRYQSEGKHVAEEDPTLYSDLAAYEIEMADKMQWPLRHQHPLVNAAWDREIIDAFGRGDTDYLRNCTFESVEEGGGHGGHEILNWMAVMGAMGGSKADVIGYEPVVEWICGMGYIAYDAAA; encoded by the coding sequence ATGGCTGAAGTTGTCTGCGCCCTGAGCATGTCCCATGCCCCCGGCGTCCTTGGATGGGCGGACGCGCCATCCGAAGCGGTAAAAAAGAGCATCCACGAAGCCCATCAGGAATGCGCTCGGCGTCTCGACGCGGCACGCCCCGACTTGATCATCGCCTTCCTGGACGACCATTTCGAAAACCATTTTCGCAAGATGATGCCGGCCTTTGCCGTCGGCATCTCGGCGTCCCATAGCGGTCCCGCCGACTATATGATGGAAGCTCTCAAGTTCGACGAGAAAGTCGTGATCGAGAGCAATGTCGAGCATGCGGAGACATTGCTTCGTGGGCTCATCAAGCGCAACTTCGACGCAGCTCGCATGGGCGAGATCGAATACGGCAACAACCTTCTTGTGCCGTGGAAGCTGATCCGACCGCAATACGACATTCCTGTCATTCCGATCTACACGAACGTATTCTCGCCGCCGCTCCCGAGCATGGCGCGTGCATACGACATGGGTGCAGCGGTGCGCGATATCATTGAACGCGAACTGCCGGCCGGCCTTCGGGTTGCGTTCCTGGCGACCGGCGGGCTGTCGCATTGGCCTCCCGTCTGGACCGAAGGTGCGCCGGAAGACGACCAGTTCCTCCAGCGTATGAAGCGCTATCAAAGCGAGGGGAAGCACGTCGCGGAGGAAGATCCGACGCTCTATTCCGACCTGGCCGCCTACGAGATCGAAATGGCCGACAAAATGCAGTGGCCGCTGCGCCATCAGCACCCCCTGGTCAACGCGGCTTGGGACCGCGAAATCATCGATGCCTTCGGAAGAGGCGACACCGATTATCTTCGGAACTGCACGTTCGAAAGCGTCGAAGAGGGTGGCGGACACGGTGGTCACGAGATCCTCAACTGGATGGCCGTGATGGGCGCCATGGGCGGGTCCAAGGCCGATGTGATCGGTTATGAGCCGGTCGTCGAGTGGATCTGCGGCATGGGCTACATCGCCTACGACGCTGCAGCTTAA
- a CDS encoding sugar ABC transporter ATP-binding protein, whose product MTPLLRLVDVSKSFGATRALRGVSIDIFPGEIHCIIGENGAGKSTLGRICGGFVRPDTGSFWYGGKEVPFFTPDEARAAGLAMVFQELSLAPDLSIQDNLFLGAEPTRNPLRVLRRSRERSQCQSVLEAVGLGRIEIKRPVGQLPPGQQQLVEISKALARNPRILVLDEPSAMLSLAERKHLHGIMGELKANGTAIVFVTHHVSEVAELADRVTVLRNGALVESIAGRQTVDQIVERLGGGGIPAPHRQRQVVQNPDNDTADLLSLVVPRLDGSTEAIRVAPGEVVGLYGVIGCGSERIASIVSGQESDAASVAMEVEGQKIAINTPVRARRLGIGHLPNGRAANGILPTRSISENLYLRPRSRNQRATLAPTGGDPDKELSEIGVRYGNAKDPITSLSGGNQQKVLIGRLLGSDLRLLVLEEPTAGIDIAAKADVHNLLRKCTGKGWGILLVSSDLEEAIALSDRIHTMFDGQCVRTYSAPTTGDMSSISADVVGATHAKDREEVL is encoded by the coding sequence ATGACACCACTCCTGCGACTAGTCGACGTCAGCAAGTCCTTCGGAGCGACAAGAGCGCTCCGGGGGGTCTCCATCGATATTTTCCCCGGTGAGATTCATTGCATCATCGGGGAAAACGGGGCGGGCAAGTCCACTTTGGGCAGAATCTGTGGGGGCTTTGTTCGGCCAGATACCGGCAGCTTCTGGTATGGCGGCAAGGAAGTTCCGTTTTTTACTCCTGACGAAGCGCGAGCAGCCGGTTTGGCGATGGTTTTCCAGGAGCTTTCGCTGGCGCCGGACCTGAGCATTCAAGACAACCTTTTCCTGGGCGCTGAGCCGACACGCAACCCTCTTCGCGTCCTCAGACGTTCGCGAGAGCGGTCGCAATGCCAGAGCGTTCTGGAAGCGGTGGGCCTCGGCAGGATTGAGATCAAGCGGCCAGTCGGCCAACTCCCGCCTGGCCAGCAGCAGCTTGTTGAAATCAGCAAGGCCCTGGCGCGTAACCCGAGAATTCTCGTGCTCGATGAACCCTCGGCCATGCTTAGTCTGGCCGAGCGCAAACACCTGCACGGGATCATGGGCGAGCTTAAGGCCAACGGCACTGCGATCGTCTTCGTTACCCATCATGTATCAGAAGTCGCCGAGCTCGCCGACCGCGTCACCGTGCTTCGCAACGGCGCTCTCGTTGAGAGCATTGCCGGGCGCCAGACCGTCGATCAGATCGTTGAGCGTCTCGGCGGCGGAGGCATTCCCGCACCGCATCGGCAGCGCCAGGTCGTGCAAAATCCCGACAATGACACCGCCGATCTGCTCTCGCTCGTGGTGCCGCGTCTGGACGGTAGCACCGAAGCAATTCGCGTCGCGCCTGGCGAAGTCGTCGGGCTCTATGGCGTCATCGGCTGCGGTAGCGAGCGGATTGCATCGATCGTGTCGGGCCAGGAATCGGATGCCGCATCCGTCGCGATGGAAGTCGAGGGGCAAAAGATCGCCATCAATACGCCAGTTCGGGCTCGCAGGCTCGGAATAGGGCATCTTCCAAACGGCCGCGCCGCGAACGGGATCCTCCCGACGAGAAGTATCAGCGAAAACCTCTATCTGCGTCCTCGCAGCCGCAATCAGCGGGCGACGCTCGCTCCGACGGGCGGAGATCCTGACAAGGAACTGTCGGAAATCGGCGTTCGATACGGAAATGCGAAAGATCCGATTACGAGCTTGAGCGGCGGCAACCAGCAGAAAGTCCTTATCGGTCGGCTGCTCGGATCCGACCTCCGTCTGCTTGTGCTCGAGGAGCCGACGGCCGGAATCGATATCGCCGCAAAAGCGGACGTTCACAATCTACTGCGCAAATGCACTGGCAAGGGATGGGGGATCCTTCTTGTGTCCAGCGATCTCGAAGAAGCGATCGCCCTCAGCGACCGCATTCACACGATGTTCGACGGACAGTGCGTGCGCACGTACAGCGCCCCGACCACCGGCGACATGTCGTCGATCTCGGCGGACGTGGTTGGCGCGACACATGCAAAAGACAGGGAGGAAGTTCTATGA
- a CDS encoding RidA family protein: MADINIYNPEKLGPPMGQYTHVTRVKANEFLFIAGMLSGDSAGNVIGEGDFDTQTAQVFKNVEAALKSAGASWSNVVQFTTYLVHSQDIPKFMEFRLREFPKMFPDGKYPPNTLLMVDRLVKEPFLVEVQTIAAL; this comes from the coding sequence ATGGCCGATATCAATATTTACAATCCGGAGAAGCTTGGCCCGCCCATGGGTCAGTACACACATGTCACCCGTGTAAAGGCGAACGAGTTTCTGTTCATCGCCGGAATGCTTTCCGGTGACTCCGCGGGAAACGTCATCGGTGAAGGTGACTTTGACACCCAGACCGCGCAGGTTTTCAAAAACGTCGAAGCCGCACTGAAATCTGCCGGGGCATCCTGGAGCAATGTCGTGCAGTTCACGACCTATTTGGTCCACTCGCAGGACATCCCGAAGTTCATGGAGTTCCGCCTGCGTGAATTTCCCAAGATGTTCCCGGACGGGAAATATCCGCCGAACACTTTGTTGATGGTCGACCGGCTGGTGAAGGAACCGTTCCTCGTAGAGGTTCAAACGATCGCGGCGCTCTAA